In the Wyeomyia smithii strain HCP4-BCI-WySm-NY-G18 chromosome 2, ASM2978416v1, whole genome shotgun sequence genome, one interval contains:
- the LOC129722202 gene encoding chymotrypsin-2-like: MFRLSLLFVVVSAVAVFAGTLPAEYTEWEGRIVGGSNAGSGQFPYQVSLRSAANAHFCGGSVINNRYALSAAHCTIGRTTANTRVVVGTHLLNSGGVMHNVARIVNHGSYNANTLANDVSLVQTASTITFNNLVQTIGLAMNFINTGSGALASGWGQLGANAGIPNNLQWLSTSIITLADCRSRHSAANAARVFDTTVCTLSPSGQGMCMGDSGGPLVHGGLQQGIVSWGIPCGLGSPDVFARVSSHRTWILNNAV; this comes from the exons ATGTTCCGTCTAAGCTTGCTGTTTGTGGTCGTCAGTGCCGTGGCCGTTTTCGCCGGCA CTCTTCCTGCGGAATACACCGAGTGGGAAGGACGCATCGTCGGAGGTTCGAACGCAGGTTCGGGACAGTTTCCTTACCAGGTTTCGCTTCGCTCGGCTGCCAACGCTCACTTCTGCGGAGGTTCAGTGATCAACAACCGCTATGCACTGTCGGCAGCTCACTGCACTATCGGACGCACAACTGCCAACACCCGCGTGGTTGTAGGAACCCATTTGCTGAATAGTGGCGGTGTGATGCACAATGTTGCTCGTATTGTTAATCATGGATCGTACAACGCCAACACCTTAGCCAACGATGTATCGTTAGTGCAGACGGCTTCGACTATCACTTTCAACAATCTTGTCCAGACCATTGGTTTGGCCATGAACTTCATCAACACCGGCAGCGGTGCCTTAGCTTCGGGTTGGGGACAGCTGGGAGCCAATGCTGGCATTCCGAACAACTTGCAGTGGCTGAGCACCAGTATCATTACCCTGGCCGATTGCCGCTCTCGTCATTCGGCGGCAAACGCAGCTCGTGTCTTCGATACCACTGTATGTACCTTGAGCCCATCGGGTCAGGGTATGTGCATGGGAGATTCCGGTGGCCCACTGGTCCATGGTGGTCTGCAGCAAGGTATTGTATCGTGGGGTATTCCGTGCGGCCTGGGCTCTCCGGATGTCTTCGCTCGTGTCTCGTCGCATCGCACCTGGATTCTGAACAATGCTGTGTAA
- the LOC129720545 gene encoding transmembrane protease serine 9-like — MYKLSVLLVSLCLGLSAASPNGRIAGGIDATEGQFPYQVSLRDQELTHFCGGAIINNRWIITAASCAVGREPANVLVLTGSARLSTGGTNHQADRIIVHPFFNELTLENDVAVIRTRTPIILTGDTSAIQMASSYLSIAYGALISGWGRRAIDSPQFPDWLQYISTTILTHTECQGRFESPYDDRIVTSVICTASPPGEGACLGDAGSPVVYNGELQGVVSWSIPCGMGHPDVHSRVTSHRPWVMVHTMIFDTENGENMFRLCLLFVIGGAVAVFGSTLPAKFLEWEGRIVGGSNAASGQFPYQVSLRSSGNAHFCGASIINSRWVLSAAHCTVGRTLANTRVVVGTHLLNSGGISHASSRIVNHGSYNANTLANDVSLVQTSSTITFNNLVQTIGLASNFINTGSGALASGWGRLGANAGIPNNLQWLSTSIITLADCRARHSAANRNSVFDNTVCTLSPSGQGMCMGDSGGPLVHGGLQQGIVSWGIPCGLGAPDVFARVSSHRTWILNNAV; from the exons ATGTACAAACTTAGTGTCCTACTCGTGAGCCTGTGTTTAGGTTTATCAGCTGCCAGCC CAAATGGGCGCATCGCTGGAGGCATCGATGCAACCGAGGGCCAGTTCCCATACCAGGTGTCCCTGCGAGACCAGGAGTTGACACACTTCTGTGGCGGAGCGATCATAAACAATCGTTGGATCATTACGGCGGCCTCGTGTGCTGTTGGAAGAGAACCAGCGAATGTGCTGGTACTAACGGGAAGTGCGCGTTTGTCCACTGGCGGAACTAACCATCAAGCGGATAGAATTATAGTGCATCCATTTTTCAACGAATTAACGCTGGAGAATGATGTGGCGGTGATTCGAACACGTACGCCCATCATCCTGACTGGGGACACTTCCGCTATCCAGATGGCAAGCAGCTATTTATCAATAGCATACGGAGCCCTGATTTCTGGATGGGGACGACGGGCG ATTGACAGTCCCCAGTTCCCGGATTGGTTGCAGTATATTTCGACTACGATCTTAACTCACACGGAATGCCAAGGGAGATTCGAGTCTCCGTACGATGATCGGATAGTGACCAGTGTAATTTGCACGGCAAGCCCGCCAGGGGAAGGAGCCTGCCTTGGTGACGCTGGATCCCCGGTGGTTTACAACGGCGAACTGCAGGGTGTTGTGTCATGGAGCATTCCATGCGGAATGGGACATCCGGATGTGCACTCTAGGGTGACTAGCCACAGGCCATGGGTTATGGTGCACACGATGATT TTCGACACTGAAAACGGTGAAAACATGTTTCGactttgtttattatttgtgATTGGAGGGGCCGTTGCTGTTTTCGGCAGTA CTCTACCAGCCAAGTTCCTCGAGTGGGAAGGACGCATCGTCGGAGGATCGAATGCCGCATCGGGCCAGTTTCCGTACCAGGTTTCACTGCGTTCGTCCGGCAATGCACATTTCTGCGGAGCATCTATAATTAACAGCCGTTGGGTGCTCTCGGCTGCTCACTGCACCGTGGGACGCACCTTGGCTAACACTCGGGTGGTGGTTGGAACGCATCTGTTGAACAGCGGTGGCATATCCCATGCCTCCTCCCGCATTGTGAACCATGGATCGTACAACGCCAACACCCTAGCCAACGATGTTTCACTGGTCCAGACGTCGTCGACTATCACATTCAACAATCTTGTCCAAACTATTGGTCTAGCATCTAACTTTATCAATACTGGCAGTGGTGCCCTTGCTTCAGGCTGGGGACGTCTCGGAGCTAATGCTGGAATCCCGAACAACCTGCAGTGGCTGAGCACCAGCATCATCACCCTGGCCGATTGTCGCGCCCGTCATTCGGCAGCAAACCGAAACAGTGTCTTCGATAACACCGTGTGCACTCTAAGTCCATCCGGTCAGGGTATGTGCATGGGAGATTCCGGTGGCCCACTGGTCCATGGTGGTCTGCAGCAAGGTATCGTATCCTGGGGAATTCCATGCGGTCTAGGTGCTCCGGATGTATTCGCTCGTGTATCGTCGCATCGCACCTGGATTCTGAACAATGCTGTGTAA
- the LOC129723896 gene encoding chymotrypsin-2-like gives MHGISVLAVSLCLAVAAASPSWRQRITGGQNAGEGQFPYQVSLRDQQMVHFCGGAILNNRWIITGAKCVNGMDPANVLVWTGSQSLTRGGTNHQADRIIIHPNFNYLANDVAVVRVRTPIVLASDTFALQMANYRLDTALGAVLSGWGRRSMGSPAFPDWLQYLSVTIISQEECRDHFNDELIPDVVMCSAYPAGQSACVGDAGSPLVYNGELHGIVSWGMSCGGLHPDVFTRVSNQRAWVLAHTMQ, from the exons ATGCACGGAATCAGTGTACTGGCTGTGAGCTTGTGTCTAGCCGTGGCTGCGGCGAGCC CAAGTTGGCGACAACGCATTACCGGAGGCCAGAACGCCGGTGAGGGACAGTTTCCCTACCAGGTATCGCTGCGGGATCAGCAGATGGTTCACTTCTGCGGTGGAGCAATTCTGAATAATCGATGGATCATTACGGGAGCTAAGTGCGTTAACGGAATGGATCCGGCCAACGTGTTGGTTTGGACGGGCAGCCAAAGTCTAACGCGAGGTGGAACCAACCACCAGGCTGACAGAATCATCATCCATCCGAACTTCAACTATCTGGCAAATGACGTGGCAGTTGTTCGAGTTCGAACACCAATAGTTCTTGCCTCCGATACGTTCGCTCTTCAGATGGCCAACTATCGCTTAGACACGGCTCTCGGAGCTGTACTTTCCGGCTGGGGTCGACGATCG atgggcAGCCCTGCCTTCCCGGACTGGTTGCAGTACCTGTCGGTCACAATAATTTCCCAGGAGGAGTGCAGAGATCACTTCAATGACGAATTGATACCGGATGTTGTGATGTGCTCTGCATACCCAGCGGGTCAGAGTGCCTGTGTGGGAGATGCTGGTTCTCCGTTGGTGTACAATGGAGAACTGCATGGTATTGTGTCTTGGGGAATGTCCTGTGGTGGTCTCCATCCAGACGTGTTCACTCGAGTATCCAATCAAAGAGCGTGGGTTCTAGCGCACACCATGCAATAG